Within the Salvia hispanica cultivar TCC Black 2014 chromosome 4, UniMelb_Shisp_WGS_1.0, whole genome shotgun sequence genome, the region TTCATTTAACTAAAACTTATAATCAGAAAGTGATCAGCCCAAACACATCGGTCATGGAACAGCATAAAAGGAACTTCAACCGACATATTTAGTTGCAGTTCACAACTAGATCCTACACATTCAAACTCACATTAACAGAGTCAAGGATCATAACAAACAGAATACAGCcccttatatatttatatattatgccTAGAAAGCATAGAATACTATGAGAATGCAAAACAAAGGTCAGAACAATGAGTAAGTTGCATAGTAAAGAAGACTGCATTTTGTAATAGCTTAATCGTCCTAAAGCGCCATTGTTttgtaacaaaaaaatgttctCAGATAGCTGAACTCTAAATCAAACTTTAGAGTTTAGACTCTTCTTGTACGTTTTTATACAGTATAAGAGTGTGTGGATATTAACCTCATAAGCATATTCCTATACTATGATTACCAATAGTGGAAAGAACAGATATTTTCAGGTAAGACCATATAATTGTGAAAAGCAGGTAAAAATGCAGCTTGTAATAATATCCAACCTGATTTCTCTCATGCTCTCAAATAGCTCAAGCGAGTAAATATTATCATCATCAGCAAAATACACCAACCCGTCGAGCCTATGCCTCTCTATATGTTCAAGTGCAGTATTCCGCTGGTGCACACCCCTATCCTTTACATctgtattatttttcttacaaaCCAAATGTCTATACATAATGCCCATATTCCTCAACATCTCAGCAGTCTCCACGGATGCTTCGTTCATCTCTACCACAATCCACAAAACTGGCGGTTTGACCAGTCTCAAGACCTGCCCTAACCTATTCAAATAGTATGCCTGAATAGCCCTGCTATAAGTTGGACTCACCACAATCAATTGTTTGCCTGccacaaaatccaaaacctTCTTCATATCCGTTTTATCAAGCACTCCTAATTCAATAGCACCGACCAACAGATCATTCTCCTTTAACTTCTCAATAGAAGCTAAATCGCCCGCACTCTTCTGAACACTCACCACCTCCGGCTTCCATTCGATCGAGAAATCGCTCTTCCTCAAATCCCCTTGCCGTAATTCACTAAAATCGCTATTGAACGGCGCCATGCCGAGCAAAAACCCTAAGAAGAAACACATGAAGCACCGAAGAAGCGATTTATTCCAGGAAAACTGAAAATTCTTCCGAGTCTGGTGCTTCCGGAAGAAGACTCCGGCAACCAATCTACGAACCGGAGAGAAAGTCGTTTTTCCTTGCGGAAACTGCTTCTGCGACGGCGATTGCGGCGAAAATGGAGTATTGGCTCCGTTCTGGTGCGATCGATCGTTATACGGCGATAAAGTTCTCCGAATCGAAGCCATTTATCCCGTCCAAATCGCATCCAGAACAGCGCAGGAATAGGAGTTGCGATGCAATGAGAAAGTAGTGGTGGATCAAATGCAGCTTAATAACACTTCCTTAGCCGGAATTGGAAACCCTAAGACGCAACCGAGCtgaaatggaaagaaaaatagagGGAAAGTAACAGCTTTAATtgaagttagagagagaaacttgatTTTCAGAGGAAAATATTTTGCGTGTAGGCAACAGAGGAATGGAGGGAGacgaaaaatatgataaatgaATGCTGCTGCAGTTTCTGCTTTAAAAAACATGCACCGCTTTAGCTAATGTGCGCTGTCATGTCCccaacaattattttttcatttaaaataatttggtttcctaccataaaaatttaatgtaattcTCTCATAAATTGAATTACTCCctgtatttaaaataataaaatttaatttaagttagaGCACCCTTTATGTTGCTTCTTTATAATAGTGTCGCGTCAGTATCATAGTATTAATAACTTTcactttcaaatattttaaaggataataaaattgtaaattttataCTTAATTGTCAAATTTAGTGGATTTTAAGAATGTGAAAGAAAATTGTAGGAAAAATTGTcactttatatattacttttataacgAAATGTGAAAGTAATGATTTAGTGAATTGcaaagtttatttatttaataaaataaacaattaaataaattttttaattatgaatatatgaaatatctatggagtaaataaaataaaatagcaagTTGTTTTAGTAATGGCAATTAACACTTGACTTATATAAGCCCATTTGTTTTCGAAAGTCCATAGATATTGTCCATGGTAGTTAACTGCTGACTTACATAAGCCCATGCAAAGCccattgatttatttgtgtacCACTATTGTCCATTTGTCCTTGTAGACTTGAAAAATCTTTTGTGCCAAAAACTCTTTTAATTGtccaaatttataattttttgtagCAGGTATGTATGAATTTAATCAGGATATGAGGCTAAATTAAACCTTCTAGAATTTGGATAACTGCTCCACCTTTCTACACTGGCAGATTCAGAAGTTGAAAATCGAAGGAGCGGAATCCAAGAGTTCTTTCAGTTGTTTTCAGCATATATTCTTTGCACGACGTCTTTCAAAATTCATTCTCTGGCCGTTCAAGTAAAACTACTACTCTACTACTACAACTACAACTACAACATACACATAAATAGTAACATTATTAATACTTGTGTTTTTTGACTCTCTCTTTCACGAAATTCACAACTCGATCCCTCCAAACTAGAGCATCGTACTTAATTAGCGTCGTCTCACTCCAGCCAAATGCTACTATAGCTTTAGATATGATAGTTAGGAACTTGGTAATGTGTTCAAACATGAAAGGTGGAAGtcattttgagttttttctACTTTCAAGAAAGTCTTCTCTCCTAGCTTGCTTGTGTCTCAACATAATCTTGCCTACTGTGTGACTTTGGCATGTACTTATAGTGGAGATGGACTGATCAATCATCATCAGCTCATCCCATtttgaatgaagcaaactTCCATGATGTTTATGGCTTCCTAGAACAACTATTTTGTGTTGGTAACTCTCTTGACTCTTCTTTTGTCTTAGTTTGGAATTGTTTGGTGTTTCTGTTATGAATTGGAGATAAGTCAAAAACACTTTTTATAGAAATGAGTATTTATTGTCTTCCTTTCTTGCTTCAAAGGCAAGTAGAAGTGACTAAGCCACTAATTAAGGCACATAAAGTCTTactatagatttttttttcttgagatAATCACTTCTTTACGCATCTCAACAACACAGTTTATGTGTTGAATAGCTACTTCTTGCTCTAACTGTGCTAGGAATAGTTGGGGCGTACCCTGTGACGGATCTAAACTGTGTTGAATAACTACTTGTTGCTTTAACTGTGCTAGCAAATAGTTGGTTCTACACAATGACGGATCTAGAAAATGGTGGGGTTTGGACGCAATGAAGAATCCGAGCAATTCTGATTTTgctctaatttttttcctacCAATTTTGCCCTGAATTATAATTCTCGATGTATTAGGCgtatctatttttttctataactATTGGGATCATCCGTTTCATTTATATcgccattttattttactttttggtACGTCATGGTCATGACACTTAAAAGTAGCTTAGGAGTATATTGAGCTCACAATGGCGGATTTAGGTAGAGTCGGGAGTTGATCAATTCTAAAGTCGGTCTATAAGGTTGGAAAACTTCATTAAATTCAGCATTGGAGCTGCCGAAAACCCCATGTAGCATGCAACTCTGCCCTAACGCTAAAGAGTTGGGGTTCAATTTCATTCTTCATCCGCCATTTATTATTAGCTCCAGCTACCACACTTTTTTGACCTTCTTCATTATATCAAACTTCATAAGTaatgtttttaaaatctgCTATTGGGAGTTTGAAAGTAAATTCATACAAACAACCGTAATCATAGTTAAGAAATATCTCAATTCTCAAGCACAAATCCATCCTCGTCCAATAAAAAATGGTCCAATATATATTTCTAGAAGTAAAACCCTAAAGAGGggacctttttttttatctattctAAATAATCATTATCTTCTCCTATTAAAAAGCAATACGGCACTGCGCCCATGATAATTGGGCAACATATATTTTGGCATATTTGACCATGAACCTTATGCTTTGAATTAGTCTTATCACATAGTTTAATTGCTTACTCCTCAAATATTTGATTACATAACTATATAGTCAGCAGCAATATATGATTGCATACGTATCCATTTTTCCCAAATCTCTATCATTCAACCCATATATATGAAGTGAAATTAGCCTTAGTAAAAGCAAAATTCGAAAGAGGAATGAATTTGGAAATTCGACTCTTTTccaatattttactaataataactaattattCACATATTGAACATCATGGGTCCATAGCTCAGTGGTAGAGCAATTGACTGCAGATCAATAGGTCACCGGTTCGAACCCGGTTGGGCcctataattttcaaattttatttcttaaggttttttaattttacattctCTTTTGGGAGCCTTGTAGTTGTATcgttttcccatttttttttttgtctcgCTTTGAATTTGATACTATAAATTACGTTTACTGATTTACTCTATAATAATTAGcaaatagatttaattttgctttacaaataaatacgtcaaaataaatcagatactaAGGACATTTTTAGTTACAACCTTTTTCTTTATGCTATTTTCATTGGAAAATGACGtcaattttgtgttgaagtatATCTTCTATTGAACAAATAAAAGTGACAGTTATTTTTAAGCAATTTGTACTCTTTATCTAGCATAGTAAGTGATAATtataagaagaagaaaaattacaGTGTTTGATTCGTTTACACTATACATTTCCATCTTAAAATGGGTTGATCTTTTGTACAAATGGcatgtcaatataataataatcctGATATTATTATGCTAATACATTATACAAATAGAAACATAAACATTGAAAGGTAACCCGATTTTGCATCAATACAATGGATCATGTCATgacatgataaataaaaattctacTATAttattgtgtattacaaaaataatactcctattaaagtTTGTGTTTTATAGTGACATGTCCATAAATAAGGTGACGAATTGGAAGATTGAATCATTGAAAAGCAATGATTATGATTTTATGATCAGCACACAAGAAGAATGAGAGGGTGATTTTGAAGCTTCAACGTCTCATTCTCtatcctataaatacctcCATCATCACAAACATTATCCCTTTTTCGGacttctctccctctctccatCTCCTCCCTCCAATCCGTCCTCCACAGCACCGCCACCATCGCCGCCGCGCAGCTGACCTGCGCCGCCAGCAGCCCCATCCACAGCCCCCTGAACCCCATCCCCATCCCAAACCCCATCACAAACGCCGCCGGCATCCCCACCAGGTAGAACGACCCCAGATTCACCCTCGCCCCCACCCCGGGCCGCGCGCTCCCCCGCAGAACCCCTCCCGCCGCCGTCTGCGGGCAGTTCCCCAGCTCGCACAGCCCCGCTATCGGCAGCGCCGCCGCCGTCAGCTCCAATATCTCCCCGTCCTCCGTGAACAGCCTCCCCCACCTCTCCCTCACCGCCGTCGCGaacaccaccgccgccgcccccATCGCCGCCGCGCAGATCAGCGCCGCGATCGTCGCCACGCGCGCACGCGCCGGCCGCCCCGCGCCGAGCTCGTTTCCGACGCGCGTCGCCACGCCGAGGCTTAAAGCCGAGGGGAAGACGTACATGAACGACGTCGTCTGCATCAGAATCCCCATCGACGAGAGCGTCGCCCTAGGGTTCGGCAGCATCCCGCAGAGCACGATCATGAGCTCGTACCACCACCACTCCAAGCACACGGACACGCACGCCGGCACCGCCAGCCCGATCAGCGCCGACCAGCCACGCAGGCACTCCGCCGTCGGATTAACCCACGATCTATCGAATTCCCCCGAAATTCGCAGAAATAGGCACAGGAACAAAACTAGGTTAAAATCGGTGATCGCCGTCGCCAGCGCCACTCCGGCGACGCCGagattcaaaaaattaaccaGCACAAAATTCGCCGGAATGTGCAGGAGAATCGCGAGGAATGACAGCGCCATCACCGGCACCGTCACCCCCTGCGATCTCATGAAAATCCGGAGAGGATGGAGGAAGCTTAGGAAGAAGAGATCGGGAATCGCGAACGCCACAAAATTCCCGGCGACGGCGGAGATCTCCTCGTCCTGGTTGCACCAGAGGAGGATGTACTTCACGTTGAGCCACACGGCGGCGATGGGGACGGAGGCGGCGAGGAGGAGAGCCACGGTGCGGTGGAGAGTGAGGCCGAGGAGCTTCATTTGATCGGCGCCGTATGCTTGGGCACAAATAGGCTCCATCCCCATAGCCAATCCGGATACGACTGCGTATCCGGTGATGTTGGCGATGGCGACGGCGAGAGCACCGCCGGCGAGCTCAAGGTCGCCGAGGTAGCCGAGGAAGAGCATTGAGATCATGCTTCTGAAGTATAAAATCAGCCCTGTCACCATTGTGGGTCCCGCTATTTTCCCCATGGCTTTCATTTCTTCAATCAcctaatttcaaaaaaaattgatcaaacaatGTTGTTTGTTGTTCAATTGTAGCATACTAAGTCAAGAAACTAACCTCTGATGCTGTTGGCCATCTGTGGAGTTCTTGATCGTCTTCGTGAAGATCCATCGTGCTTGTGGTAAGGTTCGAGATATTCGTGTAGGAGGGAAGAGGAGTTGGTTTGAGGTTGCACATAGCTTACTCTAgtatgtacatatatattgaaattggaTTTGGAGAGAATGATGGAAGAAATTGGGGAGGAAAGCTAGTGATCAAGTGAGGTAGTTATGATTTTGTATTGTTAAGTGAAAAGGCAATAGGGAGAAGAATATGggaaaaataacatatatgAGGAGAAATCTATCACTCAAggtgtgtatatatacatggGAGAAGTGAGGGGTTGGGCCCCACATTTCTTGCTTGTGCAAAGTACTAACATACATTTATTAGAAATCATGCaagaattttattaaaaaaagttgtaTCATACACATGAAAAAATATCTATATGGGAGCaatattttcccttttctgATTCAGCCTGTCATGACTTCTTTGTTTTTGgattaaactaaataaatgaGAGGACGCACTGAATGTATAAAgttattgtattaaaaatataaaattttatgaaattccAATTGGATTGTTGTACGAATAAGTCTTCAATGATTAATTGGGAGGCATGAATTGATTGATAAGAAATACTAGATTCAATTCCCCCTAGTTGTCATGAAGTGACACTACTATATTATTGAGTTTTGTCTTTCAACTTATAGTGTAATAATCATGATAGAGGGGaacacacatttcacaaaGTATAGATATGAAGGTCCAAAGGATTATCTCCATTGTGAGGCATACAATCAAATCTAtccaaatatacaaaaatgagaagaaatttGTAGCAGGCAAAATTCATttcagaaaatgaaacaatcTCTTGAAAAAAAGGAATTATTGGGAACAAGCATGTAATTTTGGGACATTAATATTTGTGGCCATGGACAAGGCTGTGTTTG harbors:
- the LOC125222235 gene encoding protein DETOXIFICATION 48-like; the protein is MCNLKPTPLPSYTNISNLTTSTMDLHEDDQELHRWPTASEVIEEMKAMGKIAGPTMVTGLILYFRSMISMLFLGYLGDLELAGGALAVAIANITGYAVVSGLAMGMEPICAQAYGADQMKLLGLTLHRTVALLLAASVPIAAVWLNVKYILLWCNQDEEISAVAGNFVAFAIPDLFFLSFLHPLRIFMRSQGVTVPVMALSFLAILLHIPANFVLVNFLNLGVAGVALATAITDFNLVLFLCLFLRISGEFDRSWVNPTAECLRGWSALIGLAVPACVSVCLEWWWYELMIVLCGMLPNPRATLSSMGILMQTTSFMYVFPSALSLGVATRVGNELGAGRPARARVATIAALICAAAMGAAAVVFATAVRERWGRLFTEDGEILELTAAALPIAGLCELGNCPQTAAGGVLRGSARPGVGARVNLGSFYLVGMPAAFVMGFGMGMGFRGLWMGLLAAQVSCAAAMVAVLWRTDWREEMERGREVRKRDNVCDDGGIYRIENETLKLQNHPLILLVC
- the LOC125222237 gene encoding probable beta-1,4-xylosyltransferase IRX9H translates to MASIRRTLSPYNDRSHQNGANTPFSPQSPSQKQFPQGKTTFSPVRRLVAGVFFRKHQTRKNFQFSWNKSLLRCFMCFFLGFLLGMAPFNSDFSELRQGDLRKSDFSIEWKPEVVSVQKSAGDLASIEKLKENDLLVGAIELGVLDKTDMKKVLDFVAGKQLIVVSPTYSRAIQAYYLNRLGQVLRLVKPPVLWIVVEMNEASVETAEMLRNMGIMYRHLVCKKNNTDVKDRGVHQRNTALEHIERHRLDGLVYFADDDNIYSLELFESMREISRFGTWPVGMLAQSKNKAILEGPVCNGSQVIGWHTNEKSKRLRRFHVDMAGFAFNSSILWDPKRWHRPTSGPIRQLDTVKEGFQETTFIEQIVEDESQMEGIPLGCNRIMNWHLHLEAHELAYPKGWVLPKNLDVVIPSK